A window from Terriglobales bacterium encodes these proteins:
- a CDS encoding hydrolase, whose amino-acid sequence MAPSIGMITTTSDVKDAARMPLTAERTALVVVDIQEKLLPPIHQKERLVRNAQLLLRLAGILKLPVLATTQYARGLGATVPEVASLFPAGVQPIDKLEFGCFGNQDFCGVVKKLGRERDALLVCGMETHICVMQTVLGALRQGYAVHVASDACGSRAEWNWQVGIERMREAGAVISSTEMAIYELLRGSGGKEFKEMLQYLK is encoded by the coding sequence ATGGCACCGAGCATAGGGATGATCACGACCACCTCCGACGTGAAGGACGCCGCGCGGATGCCGCTGACGGCCGAGCGGACGGCGTTGGTCGTCGTCGATATCCAGGAAAAGTTGCTCCCGCCCATCCATCAGAAGGAGCGGTTGGTCCGGAACGCGCAGCTTCTGCTGCGGCTGGCCGGGATCCTGAAGCTGCCGGTGCTGGCGACCACGCAGTACGCTAGAGGCCTGGGCGCAACGGTGCCCGAAGTCGCGTCCCTCTTCCCTGCCGGCGTGCAGCCCATCGACAAGCTGGAGTTTGGGTGCTTCGGGAACCAGGACTTCTGCGGTGTCGTGAAGAAACTGGGCCGCGAGCGCGACGCGCTGCTGGTATGCGGGATGGAGACGCACATCTGCGTGATGCAGACCGTGCTGGGCGCTTTGCGGCAGGGCTACGCGGTGCACGTCGCCAGCGACGCCTGCGGCTCGCGGGCGGAGTGGAACTGGCAGGTCGGGATCGAGCGCATGCGCGAGGCGGGCGCGGTCATCTCCTCCACCGAGATGGCCATCTACGAGCTGCTGCGCGGCTCCGGTGGGAAAGAGTTCAAGGAGATGCTGCAGTACCTGAAATGA
- a CDS encoding GxxExxY protein, producing MELNQVTGAIIAAAMKVHTALGPGLLESAYRRCLQYELTKQGFKVDAEVCVPLCYDSLRIEDAYRADLIVEDSVVVELKSVEQILQIHEAQVISYLKLSGKPLGLLLNFNVLHMREGICRLINQRRDAAAGAKMKKNNASASPAPSCRN from the coding sequence GTGGAATTGAATCAGGTAACCGGGGCGATCATCGCCGCAGCGATGAAGGTCCACACTGCTCTCGGTCCGGGCTTGCTCGAAAGCGCGTATCGCAGGTGCTTGCAGTATGAACTCACCAAGCAAGGGTTCAAAGTGGACGCCGAGGTCTGCGTTCCTCTCTGTTACGACTCGCTGCGCATAGAGGACGCGTATCGGGCAGACTTGATCGTCGAAGACTCCGTGGTCGTTGAATTGAAGTCGGTCGAGCAGATCCTCCAGATCCACGAGGCGCAGGTGATCTCGTACCTCAAGCTCAGCGGCAAGCCCCTTGGCCTTCTGTTGAACTTCAACGTGCTGCACATGCGCGAAGGTATCTGCCGTCTGATCAACCAGCGTCGAGATGCCGCCGCCGGCGCCAAGATGAAGAAAAACAACGCCTCCGCGTCCCCTGCGCCCTCCTGTCGTAATTAG